Proteins from one Rhizobium sp. CB3090 genomic window:
- a CDS encoding fumarylacetoacetate hydrolase family protein, giving the protein MRYLSFLRNGRASYGCVVNEGVCDLRKRTGYPDLATHISRRFDALGTENDASADFALAEIQYLPVIPNPSKVLCVATNYHGSDEVRNERPDYPLLFTRFAASQTGHCQPLAKPNLSEKFDYEGEVAVIIGRTGRHIAEADALSYVAGYSCFNDGSVRDWQKHSTQFTPGKNFARTAGFGPWMVSADELSDPAGLELRTRVNGEVRQTNNTNRLIFTIPWLISYVSCFTILDPGDVIVTGTPSGFGSSLKPPVFLNVGDVIEVEIEKIGTLRNHVAAENDAFR; this is encoded by the coding sequence ATGCGATATTTGAGTTTCTTGCGCAACGGTCGCGCGAGCTACGGCTGCGTCGTAAATGAGGGCGTCTGCGATCTGAGAAAACGCACCGGCTATCCGGATCTCGCTACCCATATCTCACGCCGTTTCGACGCGCTGGGAACGGAAAACGACGCCAGCGCCGATTTTGCGCTCGCCGAGATACAATATCTGCCTGTCATCCCGAACCCATCCAAGGTTCTGTGCGTCGCAACCAATTATCATGGGTCGGACGAGGTGAGAAACGAGAGGCCGGATTACCCTTTGCTTTTCACCCGTTTTGCCGCCTCACAGACCGGACATTGCCAACCTTTAGCCAAGCCCAATCTCTCAGAGAAGTTCGACTACGAGGGCGAAGTTGCGGTTATCATTGGCCGCACTGGCCGGCACATCGCGGAAGCTGACGCGCTTTCCTATGTTGCCGGCTATTCCTGTTTCAACGACGGAAGCGTGCGCGATTGGCAGAAGCACTCGACGCAGTTCACACCCGGCAAGAATTTTGCAAGAACCGCTGGCTTCGGCCCCTGGATGGTATCGGCGGATGAACTTTCCGATCCCGCAGGTCTCGAACTGCGGACCCGGGTCAATGGCGAGGTGCGTCAGACAAACAATACGAACCGCCTGATTTTCACGATCCCCTGGCTGATTTCCTACGTGAGTTGCTTCACAATCCTCGATCCCGGCGACGTTATCGTAACGGGAACCCCCTCGGGCTTCGGTTCGTCTCTCAAACCACCTGTTTTCCTGAATGTCGGCGATGTCATCGAGGTGGAAATCGAAAAGATCGGGACGCTTCGCAACCACGTCGCAGCCGAAAACGATGCCTTCAGATAA
- a CDS encoding FCD domain-containing protein: MEQQNAGGETRAGDVLQRMRQDIVNCVLKPGEKLRFEGLRERYQVSFSTLREALSRLSAENLVIAEGQRGFIVAPVSIADLNDLTDVRILIEREALAKAIRKGDDRWEGNILSAFHRMDRLQQRIGREYYLSDEWSVMHGEFHFSLVAACGSPVLLEMRAKLFERAHRYRRMSSQFRPQWREKDVEHKMIVDAVLDRDIDTALGLIERHIRETSENVIEHAGHLFPDLPSGRPRRGSKRSAVVAAE, from the coding sequence TTGGAACAGCAGAATGCGGGTGGCGAAACGAGAGCTGGCGATGTGCTGCAGCGCATGCGGCAGGACATCGTAAACTGCGTTCTCAAGCCAGGCGAAAAATTGCGCTTCGAAGGTCTTCGCGAACGCTATCAGGTAAGTTTTTCGACTTTGAGAGAGGCTTTATCGCGGCTTTCTGCCGAAAATCTCGTTATAGCCGAGGGGCAACGGGGCTTCATCGTTGCACCTGTTTCCATTGCCGATCTCAACGATCTCACGGACGTTCGCATTCTCATTGAGCGGGAGGCGCTCGCCAAAGCCATTCGCAAGGGCGACGATCGCTGGGAAGGTAACATCCTCTCGGCATTTCACAGGATGGATAGGCTCCAGCAGCGAATCGGCCGAGAATATTACCTCTCCGACGAATGGAGCGTCATGCATGGAGAGTTCCACTTCTCGCTTGTCGCCGCATGTGGCTCACCCGTGCTGCTCGAAATGCGAGCCAAGCTGTTCGAACGGGCCCATCGCTATCGGCGGATGTCGTCGCAGTTTCGTCCGCAATGGCGAGAAAAGGACGTCGAGCACAAGATGATCGTCGATGCAGTGCTGGATCGAGACATCGATACCGCGCTGGGGCTGATTGAGCGGCATATCCGCGAAACAAGTGAAAATGTTATCGAACACGCAGGCCATCTTTTTCCAGACCTGCCGAGCGGCCGACCGCGTCGTGGTTCGAAGCGGTCAGCGGTTGTTGCTGCCGAGTGA
- a CDS encoding alcohol dehydrogenase catalytic domain-containing protein: MTISQTMTAARMHTVGGEMKIETLEMPKPGDMDVLVRVKACGIVPNLHNILANWPTWFPHMPQPPLPAVFGLDPAGEIAAVGRQVHGLKVGDRVYVNPGRSCGTCRHCRRGDSISCKHYAFQGYFGFSEHAFQTFEDYPIGGLSEYTAAPASAIVKIPDNMTFDQAARLGYLGTAYSALKKVNAGPGDTILVNGISGTLGIGAAIFGLAMGVKKILGTGRDKALLEEIKAFAPHRIEIFSINDGNVTDFVMKHTEGEGVDAFLDCNGPGALHDTFRQGLLSLRRGGIAVDIGAIAGLVEIDVHRLMDRNQRLYGSAWLTTAEGQEMADMVAAGIVDLSILETQSFPLSDVNIAISGIARRHGGFSNFVICP, encoded by the coding sequence ATGACGATTTCGCAGACGATGACTGCTGCCCGTATGCACACGGTCGGCGGAGAGATGAAGATCGAAACATTGGAGATGCCGAAGCCGGGCGACATGGATGTCCTGGTCCGGGTGAAAGCCTGCGGTATCGTTCCCAATCTACACAATATTCTAGCCAACTGGCCAACCTGGTTTCCGCACATGCCGCAGCCGCCGCTTCCGGCTGTCTTCGGTCTCGATCCTGCCGGCGAGATTGCTGCCGTTGGTCGTCAAGTTCATGGATTGAAGGTCGGTGATCGCGTCTATGTCAATCCGGGCCGCAGTTGCGGTACCTGTCGGCACTGCCGGCGCGGTGACTCCATCTCCTGCAAGCACTACGCTTTTCAGGGATACTTTGGCTTCTCCGAACATGCCTTTCAGACCTTTGAGGACTACCCGATCGGCGGCTTGAGTGAATACACCGCCGCTCCGGCCTCGGCGATCGTGAAGATCCCCGACAACATGACCTTCGATCAGGCTGCGCGTCTCGGTTATCTCGGTACCGCCTATTCAGCGCTCAAGAAAGTCAATGCAGGTCCCGGCGACACGATCCTGGTGAACGGGATCAGCGGAACTCTGGGCATCGGGGCCGCGATTTTCGGTCTCGCAATGGGCGTCAAGAAAATCCTCGGGACTGGTCGCGATAAGGCGCTATTGGAGGAGATCAAAGCGTTCGCGCCACATCGCATTGAAATATTCTCGATCAATGACGGTAATGTCACCGATTTCGTGATGAAGCATACTGAGGGCGAAGGAGTTGACGCATTCCTCGATTGCAATGGGCCGGGCGCTTTGCACGACACTTTCCGTCAAGGCCTGCTCAGCCTCCGTCGCGGTGGGATCGCCGTCGATATAGGTGCGATCGCAGGTTTGGTCGAGATTGACGTTCACCGCTTGATGGACCGCAATCAGCGCCTTTATGGTTCAGCGTGGCTGACGACAGCAGAGGGCCAGGAGATGGCGGACATGGTTGCCGCCGGTATCGTGGATCTTTCCATTCTGGAGACGCAGAGTTTCCCTCTTTCCGATGTCAACATTGCGATTTCCGGCATCGCACGGCGCCATGGCGGCTTTTCGAACTTCGTGATTTGCCCCTGA
- a CDS encoding cupin domain-containing protein: MTFRRVVTAKNASGKSVVVSDGTSPRELALKHTPGFISAPMWTIADVPTLPFDGKDTMAGSGTLLQPAGGSTFFVVTFPPDGVMMSPEFRPNLAGPEHLAAAPGIAETFEMDNPGMHTTPTVDYGVVLTGKITLELDDGVVVNLAAGDTFVQHGARHAWRNPNSEPATIAFVLIGAKVD, translated from the coding sequence ATGACCTTCAGACGCGTCGTAACCGCCAAGAACGCATCCGGAAAATCCGTCGTCGTCAGCGATGGCACGTCGCCACGCGAACTCGCACTTAAACACACGCCAGGCTTTATATCGGCTCCCATGTGGACGATTGCAGATGTGCCGACCCTTCCGTTCGACGGAAAGGATACAATGGCCGGTAGCGGTACGCTGTTGCAGCCTGCAGGTGGATCGACCTTCTTCGTGGTCACCTTTCCTCCAGATGGCGTGATGATGTCGCCGGAGTTTCGGCCCAATCTCGCAGGTCCGGAGCACCTCGCCGCCGCGCCGGGCATCGCCGAGACGTTCGAGATGGACAATCCCGGGATGCATACCACGCCGACAGTGGACTACGGTGTCGTTCTCACAGGAAAGATAACGCTGGAACTCGACGATGGCGTTGTCGTGAATCTTGCGGCAGGCGACACTTTCGTTCAGCACGGGGCACGTCACGCTTGGCGTAATCCAAACAGCGAGCCGGCCACAATCGCGTTCGTGCTGATCGGCGCGAAGGTCGACTGA
- a CDS encoding IS5 family transposase (programmed frameshift), with translation MDGEILRDDQWERLKPFVPGGRKGRRGPRSDGRRFFDAILWLARSGARWRDLPEDRFGPYQTVKRRYYRWIEQGVFDRIFEAVTAAPDMEWLSIDATVIRAQAQAAGGRRKKGGTKAQALGRSRGGFGSKIHAVVDALGLPVRFHLGPGQQNDMAPACDLVRGLPANQVLADRAYDADSLHDIILDQGGEPVIPPRRHRKYQHGYDRIAYKQRWGIESFFAKLKQWRRIATRYDKLAANFLGFIKIASIMIWLK, from the exons ATGGATGGTGAAATTCTTCGAGATGATCAATGGGAGCGTCTGAAGCCGTTCGTTCCCGGCGGGCGCAAAGGTCGACGCGGCCCCCGCAGCGACGGGCGCCGGTTCTTCGATGCGATCTTGTGGCTGGCCCGATCCGGTGCACGTTGGCGTGACTTGCCTGAAGATCGTTTCGGCCCCTATCAGACGGTCAAACGACGTTACTATCGCTGGATCGAACAGGGCGTATTCGACCGGATTTTCGAAGCGGTGACAGCCGCTCCGGACATGGAGTGGCTGTCGATCGATGCCACGGTGATCCGGGCGCAGGCACAAGCGGCTGGCGGGCGCCGTA AAAAGGGGGGAACGAAAGCCCAGGCTCTCGGTCGTTCCCGTGGCGGATTTGGTAGCAAAATCCATGCAGTAGTGGATGCACTCGGGCTACCGGTTCGTTTCCACCTTGGCCCAGGCCAGCAGAACGATATGGCGCCGGCCTGTGATCTCGTGCGGGGATTGCCTGCCAACCAGGTGCTCGCTGACCGCGCCTACGATGCCGACAGCCTGCACGACATCATCCTTGACCAAGGCGGCGAGCCGGTCATCCCGCCGCGTCGTCATCGCAAGTATCAGCATGGCTATGATCGCATTGCTTATAAACAGCGATGGGGCATCGAGAGCTTCTTTGCCAAGCTCAAACAGTGGCGTCGCATCGCAACGCGATACGACAAACTCGCCGCCAACTTCCTCGGCTTCATCAAGATCGCAAGCATCATGATCTGGCTTAAATAG
- a CDS encoding LysR family transcriptional regulator, which translates to MALIDLRSMQILVAVSDAGSFSAAAIQLDISQSTVSYAIDRLRRAFGDPLFVRQGNRIAETDKCRDLVSQTRETLNRMLAIAVPQEFDPMTAEGAVTLSCNHHERFLLLPAFIRTLRQAAPNVVLNVLESAVNGKQQLKENIADIVLGPVRILGEGYFRRRIFSDHYSCVMDADNPLATGDLTLQRFQNAAHVAITHNGQWQALYFAALRERNIVLAPQLTLPSHDSLELMIVGTDLVATIPNRLASAYGGRLAARPFPIHIPIDIDMYWTERTHKSGLHRWVRQLLADVARAVAPDQLQEGWPPEM; encoded by the coding sequence TTGGCGCTGATCGATCTCAGATCGATGCAAATCCTTGTCGCTGTTAGCGACGCCGGTTCGTTTTCCGCCGCGGCGATTCAGCTCGATATCAGCCAATCGACCGTGAGCTACGCGATCGACCGTCTTCGACGCGCGTTTGGCGATCCGCTCTTTGTGCGGCAAGGCAACCGGATCGCGGAAACGGACAAATGTCGGGACCTTGTTTCGCAGACGCGCGAGACGCTCAACCGCATGCTTGCGATCGCTGTCCCGCAGGAGTTCGATCCTATGACGGCGGAGGGCGCGGTAACCCTTTCCTGCAATCATCACGAACGTTTCCTGCTCTTGCCCGCATTTATCAGGACGCTGCGACAGGCGGCACCGAATGTTGTTCTCAATGTCCTGGAATCTGCGGTGAACGGAAAGCAGCAGCTGAAGGAAAACATTGCGGACATCGTCTTAGGCCCCGTCCGCATCCTCGGCGAGGGTTATTTCCGCCGAAGGATATTTTCCGATCACTATTCTTGTGTCATGGACGCAGATAATCCTCTGGCAACGGGCGATCTAACGCTACAGCGTTTTCAGAATGCCGCGCACGTTGCCATAACCCATAACGGCCAATGGCAAGCGCTCTATTTTGCCGCGCTTCGCGAGCGAAACATCGTCCTTGCGCCGCAGCTCACACTTCCCAGCCATGACAGCCTTGAGCTGATGATCGTCGGAACGGATCTGGTTGCAACGATTCCAAACCGATTGGCGAGTGCTTATGGCGGGAGGCTGGCTGCACGGCCTTTCCCTATTCACATTCCAATCGACATCGATATGTACTGGACGGAGCGGACGCACAAATCAGGCTTGCATCGCTGGGTGCGTCAGCTCCTGGCTGACGTGGCGCGTGCCGTGGCTCCCGACCAACTTCAGGAAGGATGGCCTCCTGAGATGTAA
- a CDS encoding cytochrome P450, whose translation MLADDNRATVPAISDVSFEELLRDPYPTFDRARDMAAIVKIEAANIMVATRYDDIMAMERDSEIFSSENPQSLVNKVMGHTMMRKDGEAHARERKAIEPALRPGSVKSCWAPRLETIFNEVIADFENDGEADLFHALAAPMAGRALAEVLGFQDVSWQTMALWSQSLIDGAGNYSGDPEISRKAEDAAKGVEDAINRALPFHRDNPNASVLSSMIHAEDPHTIEQIYANIKVAVGGGLNEPRDSILTLVLGMLENPDQLERVKADPNLWPTAFEESVRWISPIGMYPRRVTRDVVFSGVQLREGDQIGLCVGAANRDASRFSDPDRFDVFREKKSHLAFGAGPHFCAGTWVARHMVGRLVVPRLFERLRNLRLSNREAVRIHGWVFRGPVTLPVIWDA comes from the coding sequence ATGCTCGCGGATGACAATAGAGCGACCGTGCCCGCAATTTCGGATGTGTCTTTTGAAGAGCTTTTGAGGGATCCCTATCCGACATTCGACCGGGCGCGCGATATGGCAGCGATCGTCAAGATCGAGGCGGCGAACATCATGGTCGCGACCCGCTACGACGACATCATGGCTATGGAGCGCGACTCCGAGATCTTCTCGTCCGAGAACCCCCAATCGCTGGTCAACAAGGTCATGGGTCATACCATGATGCGCAAGGACGGCGAGGCTCATGCCAGGGAGCGCAAGGCGATCGAGCCTGCATTGCGTCCGGGCTCCGTCAAATCTTGTTGGGCGCCGCGGCTGGAAACCATTTTCAATGAGGTCATCGCCGACTTCGAAAACGATGGGGAGGCCGATCTTTTCCACGCATTGGCGGCTCCGATGGCCGGACGCGCTCTGGCTGAGGTGCTTGGTTTCCAGGACGTCAGTTGGCAAACCATGGCGCTCTGGTCGCAATCTCTGATCGACGGCGCGGGCAATTATTCGGGAGATCCGGAGATTTCCCGCAAGGCGGAAGATGCTGCCAAGGGCGTTGAAGATGCCATCAACCGCGCCCTGCCCTTTCATCGCGACAATCCGAATGCGTCGGTGCTGTCCTCAATGATCCATGCCGAGGATCCTCACACGATCGAACAGATCTATGCCAACATCAAAGTCGCTGTTGGCGGTGGGCTCAATGAGCCACGCGATTCAATCCTGACGCTGGTTCTCGGCATGCTCGAAAACCCTGATCAGCTCGAACGAGTGAAAGCGGACCCAAACCTCTGGCCGACGGCATTCGAGGAGTCGGTGCGATGGATATCGCCGATCGGAATGTACCCGCGGCGCGTAACACGGGATGTCGTCTTTTCCGGCGTCCAACTGCGCGAGGGTGACCAGATCGGGCTCTGCGTCGGCGCGGCCAATCGGGACGCAAGCCGCTTTTCCGATCCGGATCGCTTCGATGTCTTCCGGGAAAAGAAATCGCATCTCGCCTTCGGCGCCGGTCCGCATTTCTGCGCCGGCACCTGGGTCGCGCGGCACATGGTCGGGCGTCTCGTCGTGCCGAGGCTCTTTGAACGCCTCCGTAACCTTCGTCTCAGCAATCGTGAGGCGGTACGCATTCATGGCTGGGTCTTTCGCGGCCCCGTTACCCTGCCCGTGATCTGGGATGCATGA
- a CDS encoding 2Fe-2S iron-sulfur cluster-binding protein, translated as MTDVTFILPDGTRRSCIAPEGLSLMEVALQNSVSGIIAECNGAAACATCHVIVDGSLAGSLDPVSEHENDMLDFTAAAREPGSRLSCQIRVDARLDGATIRVPAET; from the coding sequence TTGACCGACGTTACATTCATTCTTCCAGATGGAACGCGACGCTCTTGTATTGCACCGGAGGGTCTCAGCCTCATGGAGGTTGCGCTCCAGAACTCAGTGTCCGGCATCATCGCGGAATGCAACGGAGCGGCCGCCTGCGCAACCTGCCATGTGATTGTCGATGGCAGCTTAGCGGGTTCGCTCGATCCGGTGAGCGAACATGAGAATGACATGCTGGACTTCACAGCCGCGGCACGCGAACCCGGTAGTCGACTGAGTTGTCAAATCAGGGTAGACGCGCGCCTGGACGGCGCAACGATCCGCGTCCCGGCGGAGACGTAA